In a genomic window of Patagioenas fasciata isolate bPatFas1 chromosome 37, bPatFas1.hap1, whole genome shotgun sequence:
- the LOC136114196 gene encoding myosin regulatory light chain 11, translating into MAPKKAKRRAAEGSSNVFSMFDQTQIQEFKEAFTVIDQNRDGIIDKDDLRETFAAMGRLNVKNEELDAMIKEASGPINFTVFLTMFGEKLKGADPEDVIMGAFKVLDPDGKGSIKKSFLEELLTTQCDRFTPEEIKNMWAAFPPDVAGNVDYKNICYVITHGEDKEGE; encoded by the exons GGCCCCCAAGAAGGCGAAGCGCCGAGCGGCCGAGGGCAGCTCCAACGTTTTCTCCATGTTCGACCAGACCCAGATCCAGGAGTTCAAGGAG GCGTTCACGGTGATCGATCAGAACCGGGACGGGATCATTGATAAGGATGATCTGCGCGAGACCTTCGCCGCCATGG GCCGGCTGAACGTGAAGAACGAGGAGCTGGACGCCATGATCAAAGAGGCCAGCGGCCCCATCAACTTCACCGTGTTCCTCACCATGTTCGGGGAGAAGCTCAAgg GCGCGGACCCCGAGGACGTGATCATGGGGGCGTTCAAGGTGCTGGACCCCGACGGGAAGGGCTCCATCAAGAAGAGCTT CCTTGAGGAGCTCCTGACCACCCAGTGCGACCGCTTCACCCCCGAGGAG atCAAGAACATGTGGGCGGCGTTTCCCCCCGACGTGGCCGGCAACGTGGATTACAAGAACATCTGCTACGTGATAACGCATGGCGAGGACAAAGAGGGAGAATga